AAAGAATATGATTCAAGACAACATCACTTGCTTGTAGCCCTGGCTTCTCCAAGCGAAGTTTCTGCAACACATCACGACGAATGCAGCAAGAAAGTGATACCCGATTGCTATCGCTATGCACTAAACCACCATAACCTCCCGGAAAAGAAAGGAGTGACATTAAATCCTGGTCTAGGGTAGTTGCCTGAAAATGTGTTTTAAATGCCAATAAATCGGAATTTTTATGGGCTGTTTCCCGCATTCTTATAACAGGTTTTTCCCACGATCCTTGTGCAATAATTACTGTACGCGCAGAGAGCTCCGTACATTTTTCTTTTGTTTCGAGTATGCAAGTAAAAGAGTCTTTTTTATCAATGATTGTCTGTGCTGTCCAAGGTTGCCAAACATGCACTCCAGCCTTAATAGCTTGAAGAAGGAGAGCTGTGTCCAATTGTTCTCGACCTAGCGCTCTACCCCATTTACTGTCTGAATGTTCAACCGGTGGCATGGTTGTCATTAACATTTTTTCGGCACCAAACCAGCCAACTCGTGTAACAGAGGGACCTGCATGCTGAAGATAGAATTCACTAAGACCCAATTCAGATAATAAGGGAAAGCTGGTTGCAGAAATGAATTCTCCACATACTTTGGTACGCGGAAAACTTTTTTTCTCGATAAGAGCTACTGACCAACCAAAACGGGCCAATAATAAGGCGGTAGTTGCTCCGGCAGGTCCCCCGCCAATAACAATTGCATCGACATCACTATTCATCATGATCTTGGTGATGGATTATAGTGGTATAGCATACTCGGCCTACACAGCAAATTAAAGTAATTTACTGTGTAACAATATTTCGCTACAAAAATTTAGCAAGGAGTCAGAGCTGGATATTCTTGTTCCGCAACCTTCTTTTGCTCCTCGGTATGTTTGCTATAAGAACGATAAATCTCAGTGCCCACATAAGCTATAGCTAACACCAGTGCAGCCTGCCAGCAAATTGCAAGGGTTGTAATAAACAAGGTTGGCATAATGGCATTTTTAGCCAGGGTTAAAATAAAATCAACTCGTGCTGTTTTATATTCTTTATACGCTGCCATTTCACCTTTATTGAGAAGTTGTGCATGCTCAAGCCAAAGACTTTTTTCTTTATATTCTTTATAGGCGCCATCTGATAAATACATGGCCACTGCAAAGGTACAAAGCATATAACAACCAAGAACAGCAACAGCCGGTGTAAACAACATGGATGCAGAAAAACCAGCCATCAAGAGAAAGGCCGCCGTTGCATTAAATAAATAAGTAGCACTGGTCGCTTTCCAGCTTAATTCAAGCCGATCTAACTGTTCTTTAGTGACAATATAATGGAGGTCTAGTTTTTTCCGTTCATCTAAGCTAAGTTCCCCTAGTAACCGGCTAGTTAGATCTTCCAACTCATTCACATATTGGGATCGTTTAGTAAGGTACTCCTTTTCCTCCAAGTGACGCCGCCATAAAATCAGACAAACGTCAAAAAACATAAACCCAGCAACAACCCAACCAGCAACGGGTGCAGAAATGCCAAAAGCTTCATTGTAATTTGTTAAGCAATTCACAGTACCCCAAACAATATCATTTAAAAATGTGGCATGACGCTTATACATTTCATTGGTAAAACGCTTGGTCCAATCCAATTGCTTTTCTTTTGGGGAAGGCTTTAAGACATGTTTTAGCAACATTCCTGCATTCATTATAAAACGCACAGCAAAAAAACCTACACTTAAAAAGCGTAAAACACCGTTGGGAGTTTCCAGCGTATGAACAATATCATCAACATTGACTTCTTTGCCTAACACATTGCCTAATTTTTCCAGCCATTTTAGATCTCTGGCAAGGATTAATGTATTTTTAATCGTTGTCCGGCAAAAATACCAATAAATTCGATTTAAATTAGAGAGGGCTACCTTATCTCTTATTTTTGACAGCTTTTTAGGAGTATTAATTAATTCAGTCAAATCCGCCGCAATTTGTTTACCTATTTTTGTGAAAAATCCATCTAAATTAATTGCTGCTTTAGGAATTTTTCCGTCCAAACAGAATGTATTCAGCTCAGCGAGTAATTCGTTATAATCCTTTACTTTGGCTTCTTGTTCATAAATTTCATAATAGAGTTTTAACATCGTGCAACAGTAGTAACAATAAAAATGAAACTCATTACTATCCAGTCCACGGTGTTTAAGCGTTGCAAATTGCTGACTAAACTCTTGCTCAATTAACAGCTTATTGGTGGCTAAAAATCCATAATCATGTTTCTTTGCTTCTTGCTCAGCTAATTCAAGTAATTCTTGCTTTTTTTGGGGGGGGATTTGCGCTAGAGGAGATCCATTTTCGGCTTTGGGTGCAAATAAAGCTAGTTTTTCATATTTATCTGTTAAAAACACCTCATAATGCTTTTTGTAAGCCGATTCAGCCATAATTTAATCCATCAAAAAAAATTGCGCAGAGCGATAAAAATGTAAACTTACCACTCTCCACCTAGGCAAACAAGAGTTTTTTGTATTTATTTCTTGCACTTTGCTTTGTTCAGAACAATTATTAAAATAATCACTGCTTTCTTGCCTCGTTAGCTTGCTTCAATTTTTTTATTAAATTTTGTACAAATTAATCTTTTGTTAATCTGCAACCATTACAATAAAACTATAAGTGTTATGTGGAGTATCCCATGCCTGGGTATAAGGTTCTTAATAATTATGAAACGGAGGATTTGTTTGCTCAATATTTGGACGGAATTAATATCGTTACCTCTAATCAGTTTGGTGAGGGTGTACCGAGCAACCCCTTTAAATTCCATACTCATCCCGAGACTGATTTAATTATTATAACCTCTCCTCTTGCTGCCAATAATTTTGAAGAGTTATTACCTCATTTAAAAAATCATTTTCCAGGAAAACAGTTACTGCTTGGCTTAACGGGACAGGGAGCTACTGAACAACATATTATCACTGCGCATGTTAGTGCCGATCACCAAACAATTAACCTTTATGACCCTAAAGCAAGTAATGCCCAACGTTTTTTTTCTGGAAAAGGAGGACCTTGGACATTAGTTTTAGGATTGTTACGCGCATTAAACCCCTTTCCTAAAACAACGCTTCCGCTAGCAGGAGCGAAGGCTTTTCATCATGCTTTGGGCACACAATCTTTTTTTGATGGGGTATCCTGTGGCTACCATAATGTGGCAAATATACTTGCCTGTAAAAAATTAATTGAAGAAGGCAACCCTATTACTCGAAACAGTCTACTCAATAAGACAAAAAATCCTGTGAATGAAGCCGCACAACGTCTTATCGCTATTTCTCCTGACAAGGTGAATAGTAGTTTCACCAGTTTTATAAAAAAAGCCTGGCAAGATACAGTGATGCCGCTTCAAAGCGACGCGCAGAGAAAGGCGCTAAAATTTCAACATTATTTTCTTGGTTGGCCCGCGGAAGGAAAAACTTCTCAGAAAATAATTTATTTCGTAAGTCTGCGATTTATTGTCCAACCCCTGATTAATCTGCTAAGACGTCCTGTTGAGTTTACCTTCAATGCGCTCTCAGAAACTGCTAATTTTTTAAAAAACAGCCTTATAAATTGGGCTCCTACTAATTTATTCACTCAATATCTTCGCAGCGGATTAATGCTTCTGGCTAATGGAATGCAAGGTTTATTCAAGGGGGCTTATTTAGCGTTACGTACAATAACGTCGCCAATAACAACTTTTCAAGCTATTAAAGAAACGTTTAATTCGGATACAAAAGATAATGCTACAGCAAAAGCATCTTCCTCTGTTAAGCCTACTACTGTACAGGATGAAGTGGATGAATTTGCTAATGAGAAAATACTGAGTGATAGCAATGTAGTACGCTTGTTTAAGGCAAAAGGAGTTTCTATGGTGACACCACCCAAAAAAGGTGAATTAACACGAAATGCAGATGACGTTGCTGATGAGTTTGTTAACGTAGAAGAGACTCCCCAGGAATTGCCCAACTCAGACTTGCAATCCGAACAGGAATATAAAGAAGAGACTAAAACCACCACGCCTTTTGGAACAGGGTGTTAACATTTTATTTTAAAATCGACTTGCCATGTCATCTTAAAGTCTACGTCCACGGGGCCATAAAAGCCATGAATAAGCCACGACACACTGGCGTTTAGGGTAATCACGTCTTATTTACCAATACAAAAGCTGGAAAAAATTCTACCTAACAGATCATCCGAGGTGAATTCACCAGTAATTTCACAAAGTACCTGATGAGCTAACCTTAAATCCTCAGCTAACAGTTCACCGGCTCTATGACTGGATAATTGATTTTGTCCAGCGAGTAATAATTCTTTTGCATTATCAAGCGCTTGTAGATGGCGACGTCTTGCCAAGAATTGTCCTTCGGTAGGTTGATAGCCAACGACTTCTTTGATTTTTTCTTTGAGTAGCTCAACCCCCTCGCCAGTTTTTGCCGATAAATAAATGGTATGTGCATCCTTTTTGGGAGATTGCCCAAGGGAATCAATTTTGTTAATTACCTGAATCACGGGGACACCTTCTGGTAATGCCTGGCGAATCTCATCGCTTAAATCCAGGCTTGCTTCCTTTTGCTTAATATCAATCACCATGACAACACAATCAGCACGACTAACCTCTTGCCATGCGCGTTTAATCCCTTCACGCTCAACCAGATCATCACTTTCTCTAAGACCTGCCGTATCAACGAGGTGGAGAGGAATATCTTCGAGTAAAATATTTTCCCGCATAACATCTCGAGTTGTCCCGGCAATATCGGTAACGATGGCAACATCCCTTCCTGCCAAACAATTAATGAGAGTAGATTTTCCGGCATTAGGTCGACCGGCAATGACAATAGCCAATCCTTCTCGAAGAATAGCACCTTGAGACGCACTCGCACGAATTGCCGCCAGGTTTTCTAAAATTGACGACAGCATAGTTGCCACTTTGCCATCATTCAGAAAATCTATCTCCTCTTCTGGAAAATCTATTGCCGCTTCAACGAATAGCCGTAAATGAATAATTTGCTCATTTAATGCATGAATTTTATTAGAGAAATCACCTTGCAACGAACGAATCGCCAAGCGGGCAGCGGTTTGAGAACTTGCCTGAATCAAATCGGCAATAGCCTCTGCTTGTGTTAAATCCATTTTATCATTTAAAAAAGCACGCTCCGAAAATTCTCCAGGACGAGCTAGTCTGGCCCCAGCAATTACACATTCTCTAAGCAGGTTGTCCAATACTAACGGTGAACCGTGAACCTGAAACTCAACCACATCTTCACCAGTGAACGAATGTGGCGCTTTGAAATAAATTAGTAAACCTGAATCGATGATCTCATCATTATGATTTTTAAAGGTACAATAATTGGCTA
The nucleotide sequence above comes from Legionella hackeliae. Encoded proteins:
- a CDS encoding NAD(P)/FAD-dependent oxidoreductase, yielding MMNSDVDAIVIGGGPAGATTALLLARFGWSVALIEKKSFPRTKVCGEFISATSFPLLSELGLSEFYLQHAGPSVTRVGWFGAEKMLMTTMPPVEHSDSKWGRALGREQLDTALLLQAIKAGVHVWQPWTAQTIIDKKDSFTCILETKEKCTELSARTVIIAQGSWEKPVIRMRETAHKNSDLLAFKTHFQATTLDQDLMSLLSFPGGYGGLVHSDSNRVSLSCCIRRDVLQKLRLEKPGLQASDVVLNHILSTCKGAQNVLGTARREESWLSVGPLHPGIRRCYDNGLFFVGNIAGEAHPIIAEGISMAMQSGWLLATSLINGPTLTRDDLIQVGYRYSKKWHKQFASRIYAAAFFAHLTSRRAGMKVLLPLVARFPGLLTFGATLSGKNKTLPSFP
- the mnmE gene encoding tRNA uridine-5-carboxymethylaminomethyl(34) synthesis GTPase MnmE, with amino-acid sequence MHSDTIVAIATPSGRGGVGIARLSGPLSYSIALILSGNKSITPRVANYCTFKNHNDEIIDSGLLIYFKAPHSFTGEDVVEFQVHGSPLVLDNLLRECVIAGARLARPGEFSERAFLNDKMDLTQAEAIADLIQASSQTAARLAIRSLQGDFSNKIHALNEQIIHLRLFVEAAIDFPEEEIDFLNDGKVATMLSSILENLAAIRASASQGAILREGLAIVIAGRPNAGKSTLINCLAGRDVAIVTDIAGTTRDVMRENILLEDIPLHLVDTAGLRESDDLVEREGIKRAWQEVSRADCVVMVIDIKQKEASLDLSDEIRQALPEGVPVIQVINKIDSLGQSPKKDAHTIYLSAKTGEGVELLKEKIKEVVGYQPTEGQFLARRRHLQALDNAKELLLAGQNQLSSHRAGELLAEDLRLAHQVLCEITGEFTSDDLLGRIFSSFCIGK